Within Sphingobium sp. KCTC 72723, the genomic segment GCGGGTGCAGCATCGGTCGGGGCGGATGTGGTTCCTCAACAGCTTGGCGATGGACCTGCTGCTGCGCAATACTGCGCCGCCGCCGGGGCTGGACCGGGCGACCGGGCAGTTGTTCGATGCGGACCTGTGGTTGCGCCAGACGCTGGGCAGCGTGCCGCCGGACCTGTCGGACATAGGCCGGGATCTGGCGCGCATGGGCGTGACGGGGATGACCGACATGTCGCCTGCAAATGATGGCGTGATGGCCGGGCATTTTGCGGCGCAGAGGGACGGCGGGCGATTGCCGCAGCGGGTGGTGATGGCCGGCACGATCGGCCTGTCCGATGCGCCTGTCCCCGGCGTGACGGTCGGGCCGGTGAAGCTGCACCTGCATGAAAATGCGCTGCCCGATTTCGATGCCTGTGTCGCTTTCGTTGTCCATGGCCATGGATTGGGACGGGCAACAGCAGTGCATTGCACAACGCAGACCGAGTTGGTCTTTGCCTTGGCCGTGTTGCGGGAAGCCGGGGCGGTGGCGGGCGACCGGATCGAACATGCCGGGGTCGCGCCAGACATTCTGGTGGAGCAGATCGCCGAGATGGGCCTGCATGTCGTCAGCCAGCCGCATTTCATTGCCGAACGGGGCGACCGATATCTGGCCGATGTCGAGCCGCAGGACCGACCATTTCTCTACCGGCTGGGCGGCTTTGCGCGGGCGGGCGTGGTGCTGGCGGCGGGGAGCGACGCGCCCTATGGCAGCGCCGATCCCTGGGCAGCGATGCGCGCGGCGGTGGCGCGGCGGACGGCGGCGGGGGTGACGATCGGCGCGGATGAGGCATTGTCGCCCGAAGCGGCGCGCGACCTGTTTCTGGCCGATCCGATGGATTTGACGCAGTTGCGACGGGTAACGGTGGGCGTGCCTGCCGACCTGTGCCTGCTGTCCTGTAGCTGGGCGCAGGCACGCGAGCGGCTGGACGCGGACGATGTGCGGATGACGATAGTGGGTGGGTCAGTCGTCCATGATCGCGTCGACCAGCCCCCAGTTCAGCGCAGTCCGGGCGCTGATCCGGCGGCCTGAAATAATCATCAGCGCGGCGCGTTGCCGCCCGATCCGGCGCGACAACGATACGCAGCCGCCCGCACCGGGGATGATGCCCATGGCCAGTTCGGGTAGCTGGAACCAGGCATCGGGCGCAGCGGTCAGGCGCGCGGCGAAGGCCGCCATTTCCAGCCCCGATCCGACGCAGCCGCCCTGCACATGCACGTCCAGCCGATCGGCGCAGCGCGCGATTTCATGGGCGGGCAGCGTGATCATGCGGATGGCATGGGCGGTCGCGGGATCGCGCGTGGTGCCAAATTCCGTGAGGTCTGCGCCGACGCAAAAACTGCGTCCGGCGCCGCGCAGGGTGATGCGGGTGATGTCGCGGTCCATGGCGGCGATGGCGAAGGCTTCGTGCAGGGCGTCGCGCATGTGCCGGTCGATGGCATTATGGGCGTGGGCGCGGTCCAGCCGGATGTGGAGCGTGTCGCCTTCGCGCTCCAGCGCGACATTGCCGGGTGCTGTGATGGGCGCGGGTTGGCGGGTGGCGAGCCAGGCGGCATGGCCCGCGCTGCCCTGAAGCAGGCCATAGGCCATGGATTCCGCGACCAGCGCCGGGGCCATTGCCATCCCTGCGATCAGGCGCAGCAATTGCACCAATATGGCGGCGGCATGGGGCTGCGCCGCGATGGCCGCCTCGATCGAAGGGAGTTGCGCCGGGCTGTCGAGCAACAGGTCGACATGGGGCGCGAGCGGATGGTGCGGGTTGCCGATGCCGATCAGGGGTATGGGCGGCAGGTCGGGGATCATGTCGGCCTCCCCTGCCTCGCCCAGATCGACGATGGCGCAGCAGGCCGCATCATCCTGCCACGGGAGAGTCAGCGCCTTTGGCGCGATGCGGGCGGCGTGGCCAGTCATGGCGGGAGGATAGAGGGGCGCGGCGATCGGCGAAACTGCCCGTGCCATTCATCGCCATGGCGGTGCGAGTCGACCATGCGGTCCCCCCCCCGCACCCGACCCCGGCATGGCGCGATTCGGGCGGGATGCCCGACATGATGATGCCTTTTTGCGCCGCATGACATGCCCCGGTCGCGTCGCTGATCTAGCGACGGAGGATGCGA encodes:
- a CDS encoding amidohydrolase family protein; amino-acid sequence: MDIGLLFRNAQVDGARVDVRVERGRIGAIGQLAARPGERVIEADGGALLPGLHDHHIHGAALAVARSSVACGPPDVVDADGLAVALGQPGTGWLRGVGYHESVAGMLDVAMLDRWAHDRPVRVQHRSGRMWFLNSLAMDLLLRNTAPPPGLDRATGQLFDADLWLRQTLGSVPPDLSDIGRDLARMGVTGMTDMSPANDGVMAGHFAAQRDGGRLPQRVVMAGTIGLSDAPVPGVTVGPVKLHLHENALPDFDACVAFVVHGHGLGRATAVHCTTQTELVFALAVLREAGAVAGDRIEHAGVAPDILVEQIAEMGLHVVSQPHFIAERGDRYLADVEPQDRPFLYRLGGFARAGVVLAAGSDAPYGSADPWAAMRAAVARRTAAGVTIGADEALSPEAARDLFLADPMDLTQLRRVTVGVPADLCLLSCSWAQARERLDADDVRMTIVGGSVVHDRVDQPPVQRSPGADPAA
- a CDS encoding enoyl-CoA hydratase/isomerase family protein — its product is MARAVSPIAAPLYPPAMTGHAARIAPKALTLPWQDDAACCAIVDLGEAGEADMIPDLPPIPLIGIGNPHHPLAPHVDLLLDSPAQLPSIEAAIAAQPHAAAILVQLLRLIAGMAMAPALVAESMAYGLLQGSAGHAAWLATRQPAPITAPGNVALEREGDTLHIRLDRAHAHNAIDRHMRDALHEAFAIAAMDRDITRITLRGAGRSFCVGADLTEFGTTRDPATAHAIRMITLPAHEIARCADRLDVHVQGGCVGSGLEMAAFAARLTAAPDAWFQLPELAMGIIPGAGGCVSLSRRIGRQRAALMIISGRRISARTALNWGLVDAIMDD